A region from the Sandaracinus amylolyticus genome encodes:
- the rpoC gene encoding DNA-directed RNA polymerase subunit beta' produces the protein MKDIFSFFEKPKDPLSFSAIRISLASPEKIREWSHGEVKKPETINYRTFKPERDGLFCAKIFGPVKDYECICGKYKRMKHRGIVCEKCGVEVIQSKVRRERLGHITLATPVAHIWFLKSLPSRIGAILDITLKDLERILYCESYVVLDKGDTPLEKGEILSEERHQELLDEYGDDRFKAGMGGEAILELLKEIDVHAMAEQLRSEMKESSSEAKRKKYAKRLKVIEAFKESGNRPEWMMLTVIPVLPPDLRPLVPLDGGRFATSDLNDLYRRVINRNNRLKRLIELNAPEIIIRNERRMLQEAVDALFDNGRRGKTITGPNKRPLKSLSDMLKGKQGRFRQNLLGKRVDYSGRSVIVVGPSLRLHQCGLPKKMALELFKPFIYNKLEERGYVTTIKSAKKLVEKEKPEVWDILEEVITEHPVMLNRAPTLHRLGIQAFEPVLIEGKAIQLHPLVCVAFNADFDGDQMAVHVPLSIEAQMEARVLMMSTNNILSPANGRPIINPTQDIVLGLYYMTRQRPFARGEYVDGSEKTGNFRGIYASPDEVRMAYDAGEIELHARIKCRVDGKLADTTVGRVLVSEVLPDKLEFSLMNRVLTKKALTEVIDACYRAHQNKATVLLADRMRSLGFEMAAQSGVSVCMDDMLIPPSKKTILEQSQADVETVIEQYQEGLITDGERYNKIVDIWAAASDQVARDLIEGISREVIVSKDGEKKETASFNPIFMMADSGARGSNQQIRQLAGMRGLMAKPSGEIIETPITANFREGLTVLQYFISTHGARKGLADTALKTANSGYLTRRLVDVAQDAVVTEHDCGTIDGIEIAKLEEGGEIVQGLGERILGRTALEDIFDPRDEDRVVVAAGEEIDEAKVGEIEEAGIESVRIRSVLTCATRRGICALCYGRDLARGYRVNTGEAVGVIAAQSIGEPGTQLTMRTFHIGGAAARGKIEQSAIENRFEGRVKLEKVNTVTKKDGTVVVMNRHGVLKIVDESGREKETYNLVYGAFLKVPEGTFVQKGTTLADWDPYAIPILTEVSGIVKYGDIIDGVTMEEKLNEVTGLSQRVVIESRDASARPRLSIKDESGETKKTGVGENLARYFLPVGSNIIPADGTEVDAGDILAKIPRETTKTKDITGGLPRVAELFEARKPKDHAIVAEIDGTVTFGKDTKGKRKVLVQPESGDAKEYLIAKGKHLTVKEGDYVRAGEPLMDGPANPHDILKIKGEKELAAWLVNEIQQVYRLQGVGINDKHIETIVRMMLRRVRVKEPGDTNFLMDEQVEKAVFERENEKVLARGGAPAIAEPLLLGITKASLSTESFISASSFQETTKVLTEAAINGKVDELRGLKENVIMGRLLPAGTGLSAYKRLDMIVEDGSAASDYSPADDLMAAASEEE, from the coding sequence ATGAAGGACATTTTCTCGTTCTTCGAGAAGCCGAAGGATCCGCTCTCGTTCTCGGCGATTCGTATCTCGCTCGCTTCGCCTGAGAAGATCCGCGAGTGGTCGCACGGCGAGGTCAAGAAGCCGGAGACGATCAACTACCGCACGTTCAAGCCGGAGCGGGACGGGCTCTTCTGCGCGAAGATCTTCGGTCCCGTGAAGGACTACGAGTGCATCTGCGGCAAGTACAAGCGCATGAAGCACCGTGGAATCGTGTGCGAGAAGTGCGGCGTCGAGGTGATTCAGTCGAAGGTGCGTCGTGAGCGCCTCGGCCACATCACGCTCGCGACGCCCGTCGCGCACATCTGGTTCCTGAAGTCGCTGCCTTCGCGAATCGGCGCGATCCTCGACATCACGCTCAAGGATCTCGAGCGCATCCTGTACTGCGAGAGCTACGTCGTTCTCGACAAGGGCGACACGCCCCTCGAGAAGGGCGAGATCCTCTCGGAGGAGCGCCACCAGGAGCTCCTCGACGAGTACGGCGACGACCGCTTCAAGGCTGGCATGGGCGGCGAGGCGATCCTCGAGCTCCTCAAGGAGATCGACGTCCACGCGATGGCCGAGCAGCTCCGCTCCGAGATGAAGGAGTCGAGCAGCGAGGCGAAGCGGAAGAAGTACGCCAAGCGCCTGAAGGTCATCGAGGCCTTCAAGGAGAGTGGCAATCGTCCCGAGTGGATGATGCTGACGGTGATTCCGGTGCTCCCGCCGGATCTCCGCCCGCTCGTTCCGCTCGACGGCGGTCGATTCGCGACGTCGGATCTCAACGATCTCTATCGTCGTGTCATCAACCGCAACAACCGCCTGAAGCGCCTCATCGAGCTGAACGCGCCGGAGATCATCATCCGGAACGAGCGGCGCATGCTTCAGGAGGCGGTCGACGCGCTGTTCGACAACGGCCGTCGCGGCAAGACGATCACCGGCCCGAACAAGCGCCCGCTCAAGTCGCTCAGCGACATGCTGAAGGGCAAGCAGGGCCGCTTCCGCCAGAACCTGCTCGGCAAGCGCGTCGACTACTCCGGTCGTTCGGTCATCGTCGTCGGTCCCAGCCTGCGCCTTCACCAGTGCGGTCTGCCGAAGAAGATGGCGCTCGAGCTCTTCAAGCCGTTCATCTACAACAAGCTCGAAGAGCGCGGCTACGTCACGACGATCAAGAGCGCGAAGAAGCTCGTCGAGAAGGAGAAGCCGGAGGTCTGGGACATCCTCGAGGAGGTCATCACCGAGCACCCGGTGATGCTGAACCGAGCCCCCACCCTTCACCGTCTCGGCATCCAGGCGTTCGAGCCGGTGCTGATCGAGGGCAAGGCGATCCAGCTGCACCCCCTCGTCTGCGTCGCGTTCAACGCGGACTTCGACGGCGATCAGATGGCGGTCCACGTGCCGCTCTCGATCGAGGCGCAGATGGAAGCGCGCGTGCTCATGATGAGCACGAACAACATCCTCTCGCCCGCGAACGGCCGCCCGATCATCAACCCGACGCAGGACATCGTCCTCGGGCTCTACTACATGACGCGGCAGCGTCCTTTCGCGCGCGGCGAGTACGTCGACGGCAGCGAGAAGACGGGCAACTTCCGCGGCATCTACGCGTCGCCCGACGAAGTGCGCATGGCGTACGACGCGGGTGAGATCGAGCTGCACGCGCGCATCAAGTGCCGCGTGGACGGCAAGCTCGCGGACACGACCGTGGGTCGCGTCCTCGTGAGCGAGGTGCTGCCCGACAAGCTCGAGTTCTCGCTGATGAACCGCGTGCTCACGAAGAAGGCGCTCACCGAGGTGATCGACGCCTGCTATCGCGCGCACCAGAACAAGGCGACGGTTCTCCTCGCGGACCGCATGCGCAGCCTCGGCTTCGAGATGGCGGCCCAGTCGGGCGTGTCGGTCTGCATGGACGACATGCTGATCCCGCCGTCGAAGAAGACGATCCTCGAGCAGTCGCAGGCCGACGTCGAAACCGTCATCGAGCAGTATCAGGAAGGCCTGATCACCGACGGTGAGCGGTACAACAAGATCGTCGACATCTGGGCCGCTGCGTCGGACCAGGTCGCGCGCGATCTGATCGAGGGCATCAGCCGCGAGGTCATCGTCAGCAAGGATGGCGAGAAGAAGGAGACTGCCTCCTTCAATCCCATCTTCATGATGGCGGACTCCGGCGCGCGTGGCTCGAACCAGCAGATTCGTCAGCTGGCCGGCATGCGCGGCCTGATGGCGAAGCCGAGCGGCGAGATCATCGAGACGCCGATCACCGCGAATTTCCGCGAGGGTCTGACCGTTCTCCAGTACTTCATCTCGACGCACGGCGCGCGTAAGGGCCTCGCCGACACCGCGCTCAAGACCGCGAACTCCGGCTACCTCACGCGTCGTCTCGTCGACGTCGCGCAGGACGCCGTGGTCACGGAGCACGACTGCGGAACGATCGACGGCATCGAGATCGCGAAGCTCGAAGAGGGCGGCGAGATCGTGCAGGGCCTCGGCGAGCGCATCCTCGGCCGTACGGCGCTCGAGGACATCTTCGATCCGCGTGACGAGGACCGTGTGGTCGTCGCCGCCGGCGAGGAGATCGACGAGGCGAAGGTCGGCGAGATCGAAGAGGCGGGCATCGAGAGCGTGCGCATCCGTTCGGTGCTCACGTGCGCGACCCGTCGCGGCATCTGCGCCCTCTGCTACGGCCGTGACCTCGCGCGCGGTTACCGCGTGAACACGGGCGAAGCGGTCGGCGTCATCGCGGCGCAGTCGATCGGTGAGCCGGGCACGCAGCTCACGATGCGCACCTTCCACATCGGTGGTGCGGCGGCGCGCGGCAAGATCGAGCAGTCGGCGATCGAGAACCGCTTCGAGGGCCGGGTCAAGCTCGAGAAGGTCAACACGGTGACGAAGAAGGACGGAACGGTGGTGGTGATGAACCGCCACGGCGTCCTGAAGATCGTCGACGAGTCGGGCCGCGAGAAGGAGACCTACAACCTCGTGTACGGCGCCTTCCTGAAGGTGCCGGAGGGCACGTTCGTCCAGAAGGGCACGACCCTCGCGGACTGGGATCCCTACGCGATCCCGATCCTCACCGAGGTCTCCGGCATCGTGAAGTACGGCGACATCATCGATGGCGTCACGATGGAGGAGAAGCTCAACGAGGTGACCGGCCTCTCGCAGCGCGTGGTCATCGAGTCGCGCGATGCGTCGGCGCGCCCGCGCCTGTCGATCAAGGACGAGAGCGGCGAGACGAAGAAGACGGGCGTGGGTGAGAACCTCGCGCGTTACTTCCTCCCGGTCGGCTCGAACATCATCCCGGCGGACGGGACCGAGGTCGACGCGGGCGACATCCTCGCGAAGATCCCGCGCGAGACCACGAAGACCAAGGACATCACGGGCGGTCTGCCGCGCGTGGCCGAGCTCTTCGAGGCCCGCAAGCCGAAGGATCACGCGATCGTCGCGGAGATCGACGGCACGGTCACGTTCGGCAAGGACACCAAGGGCAAGCGCAAGGTCCTCGTGCAGCCCGAGTCGGGCGACGCGAAGGAGTACCTGATCGCGAAGGGCAAGCACCTCACCGTCAAGGAAGGTGACTACGTCCGCGCCGGCGAGCCGCTGATGGACGGCCCCGCCAACCCGCACGACATCCTGAAGATCAAGGGCGAGAAGGAGCTCGCGGCCTGGCTGGTGAACGAGATCCAGCAGGTCTACCGGCTCCAGGGCGTCGGCATCAACGACAAGCACATCGAGACGATCGTGCGGATGATGCTGCGCCGCGTCCGAGTGAAGGAGCCGGGCGACACCAACTTCCTGATGGACGAGCAGGTCGAGAAGGCCGTGTTCGAGCGCGAGAACGAGAAGGTCCTCGCGCGTGGCGGAGCCCCCGCGATCGCCGAGCCGCTGCTGCTCGGCATCACGAAGGCCTCGCTGAGCACCGAGAGCTTCATCTCGGCGAGCTCGTTCCAGGAGACCACGAAGGTCCTCACCGAGGCGGCGATCAACGGCAAGGTCGACGAGCTCCGCGGCCTGAAGGAGAACGTCATCATGGGACGCCTCCTGCCGGCCGGTACGGGCCTCTCGGCGTACAAGCGCCTCGACATGATCGTCGAGGACGGGTCGGCGGCGAGCGACTATTCGCCCGCGGACGACCTGATGGCGGCGGCCTCCGAAGAGGAGTGA